One Etheostoma cragini isolate CJK2018 chromosome 18, CSU_Ecrag_1.0, whole genome shotgun sequence DNA window includes the following coding sequences:
- the pigh gene encoding phosphatidylinositol N-acetylglucosaminyltransferase subunit H yields the protein MEDEAFTDINGKSISLDCQCHSSLCSEFIVSVPKVSIGKVMVYTCCVWLLAYAVFFFTENTAVLTSAIFITLAGMMFHIHFVKVDHESLLVVGSLGVQVSSSYASGRETTTFIEMSKIKDIVINEAIYMHQIIYYLCVLLKEPSDPDAVSSVVPLFQSSKPRLNCLVKVYKSCQEIISKC from the exons ATGGAAGATGAAGCATTCACTGACATTAACGGCAAAAGCATATCTCTGGACTGCCAGTGTCACTCTAGCCTTTGCAGCGAGTTCATTGTCAGCGTCCCCAAGGTGTCCATCGGCAAGGTGATGGTGTACACCTGCTGTGTTTGGCTTTTGGCGTACGCTGTGTTCTTCTTCACCGAG AACACAGCTGTTCTCACCAGTGCTATATTCATCACCCTGGCTGGCATGATGTTTCACATCCACTTTGTGAAGGTAGACCACGAGTCCCTGCTTGTCGTCGGCTCCTTAGGCGTACAGGTGTCCTCCAGCTACGCCTCAGGCCGGGAGACCACCACGTTCATTGAGATGAGCAAGATCAAGGACATTGTCATCAATGAAGCTATTTACATG catCAAATCATCTACTACCTTTGTGTGCTGCTGAAGGAGCCTTCAGATCCAGATGCTGTGTCAAGTGTTGTGCCATTGTTTCAG agtTCAAAGCCGAGGCTGAACTGCTTAGTGAAAGTTTACAAAAGCTGTCAGGAGATTATTTCAAAGTGCTAA